The Bacteroidota bacterium genome includes a window with the following:
- a CDS encoding efflux RND transporter periplasmic adaptor subunit yields the protein MPDSEMDLSTLKIDRTQRKNPENRGKYIKFGVLIILLAAIAWAVFYFFGDIFDPPAEVKMTTAVMQTPTESEALLTGNGYVVAQRKASIASKAMGRLVFLKVVEGDKVRKNEVIARLEDTDIIAQIQQAESNLKLSETDLKEAENNFRRAKQLFERNALTETELDAAETRLKRVVAGIDYAKTQITRLKVDLENTLIRAPFDGTVLTKNAEVGEVVSPLSGGANSRAAVVTIADMNSLQVEADVSESNIDKITLNMECQVYLDAYPDKGYAGFVAKIVPTADRSKATVLVKIGFKDYDSKVLPEMRARVSFLAEPVKNTDQKPFLAIPVTSIVKRDNKKYVYKVKDDKIVEVPVTTGKEYGTSVEITSGLAEGDKILEKVTKEITPGLKVKIKQ from the coding sequence ATGCCCGATTCAGAAATGGATCTTTCAACACTAAAAATTGACCGTACTCAAAGAAAAAATCCGGAAAACCGCGGAAAATACATCAAATTCGGGGTGCTGATAATATTATTGGCAGCGATCGCATGGGCGGTTTTTTATTTTTTTGGTGATATTTTTGATCCTCCGGCAGAAGTAAAAATGACGACCGCAGTAATGCAAACCCCAACAGAAAGTGAAGCCCTGCTCACAGGAAATGGTTATGTAGTGGCTCAAAGAAAGGCCTCCATTGCATCGAAAGCAATGGGAAGACTGGTTTTTCTGAAGGTAGTGGAGGGTGATAAAGTAAGGAAAAACGAAGTTATCGCCCGGCTCGAAGATACAGACATTATCGCTCAGATACAGCAGGCAGAGTCGAACTTGAAACTTTCTGAGACTGACCTTAAGGAAGCTGAAAACAATTTCAGAAGGGCGAAACAACTTTTCGAGAGAAATGCTCTGACCGAAACCGAGCTTGATGCCGCAGAGACAAGGTTAAAAAGGGTGGTTGCAGGAATTGATTATGCAAAAACCCAGATAACACGGCTGAAGGTGGACCTTGAAAATACTCTTATAAGGGCTCCTTTCGATGGAACTGTACTGACTAAAAATGCCGAGGTTGGCGAGGTGGTCTCTCCTTTGTCTGGTGGAGCCAATTCCAGAGCCGCAGTTGTTACGATTGCAGATATGAACTCCCTTCAGGTCGAAGCGGATGTCTCAGAATCGAATATTGATAAAATAACTTTGAACATGGAGTGTCAGGTTTATCTTGATGCTTACCCTGACAAGGGATATGCAGGTTTTGTAGCAAAAATAGTACCTACTGCCGACAGGTCAAAAGCGACGGTATTGGTGAAGATCGGGTTTAAGGATTACGACAGCAAGGTTTTGCCTGAGATGAGGGCGAGGGTCTCTTTTCTCGCTGAACCTGTAAAAAACACGGATCAGAAGCCGTTCCTTGCCATTCCTGTAACTTCGATCGTAAAACGGGATAATAAAAAGTATGTTTACAAAGTGAAAGACGACAAAATTGTGGAAGTTCCTGTAACAACCGGGAAGGAATACGGAACCTCTGTCGAAATCACATCCGGACTTGCCGAGGGTGACAAAATTCTCGAAAAGGTCACAAAAGAAATAACTCCCGGTCTAAAAGTGAAAATCAAACAATAA
- a CDS encoding TonB-dependent receptor, producing the protein MRRIIILSILSLIILSSESLSQQKKPVNTPGGADPSGEISGVLVDAKTGKPVEYGNFVIYRKKDKALVNGTVTDISGLFKMSQVPFGFYTAEISFIGYEKLTIDSILVTPKSLSVDLGILKLRPAGMTTDEVLVTGEKDAIINNLDKQIINVDKNIASAGGNAADVLRNVPSVQVDIDGNLTLRGNGNVKILIDGRPANTGGQSIGDILASIPAGSIESIELVTNPSAKYDAEGTAGIVNIKLKKKSNLGINGMLSSNVGTNDKYNSSVNLNYKLEHINFFGNFDFRVNNFMNEGNSVRTAFYPGSTNILSQTSNGNFTMNMSNYNLGFDWYLDDFNTLTLQGNYRKFNFDNAFKTQNTSTSSGTPAEVYQRYSEGARDFQNQNYSLNYKRTFTDKNTELTADLTFSRNDVNLNSFSNVDRFNNSSLVKTKNDSKNKFQFLVGSINWSMPLFESTTKLETGIKTTFRNLNSGVSYFNNDPVTDNWVLNANQTNVFDYNEQIHAAFAIFTGSFGDFKYQAGLRSETTIADGKTDRTNVKVDKNYTDFFPSVYLTYSPSMIQEIRANYSRRVDRPNPRQVNPFVDNTDSLNIYFGNPNINPQFTDSYELGYSLFMGKLNFMTTLFYRQTNGAINSFTRLIGNGITETTWDNIATQKSTGFEVSTGGEIISGFRLMPSFSYYRIQLNGESGLTKINQDDYSWNAKLISSLNLFEGASMQLMFNYNAPSVNAQGRTEEMYFMDVAYKQDFFDGNLSLTVRVSDLFNTMKWTNSTVGTNFDLSNYRKNDSRNVYVGLTYTFNSFKKQQKKGGEEGPGADSF; encoded by the coding sequence ATGAGACGCATCATAATTCTTTCAATTCTCTCACTCATAATTTTGTCGAGCGAGAGCCTTAGCCAGCAAAAAAAACCTGTAAACACACCCGGCGGAGCAGATCCTTCAGGTGAGATTTCAGGTGTACTCGTTGATGCCAAAACCGGCAAACCGGTCGAGTATGGTAATTTTGTAATTTACCGCAAAAAAGACAAAGCTCTTGTGAACGGGACTGTAACAGACATTTCCGGGCTGTTCAAAATGTCCCAGGTGCCCTTTGGCTTTTATACTGCTGAAATCTCATTTATTGGTTATGAGAAACTCACAATCGACTCGATACTGGTGACTCCAAAGAGTCTGTCTGTTGATTTGGGGATTTTGAAGTTAAGACCTGCCGGAATGACAACTGATGAAGTACTGGTTACAGGCGAAAAAGACGCCATAATCAACAATCTCGACAAACAGATTATTAATGTTGATAAAAATATCGCATCCGCAGGCGGAAATGCCGCCGATGTCTTAAGAAATGTCCCTTCGGTACAGGTTGACATAGATGGTAACCTGACTCTTCGCGGGAATGGAAATGTGAAAATCCTCATTGATGGCAGACCTGCCAACACAGGCGGTCAGTCAATCGGTGACATTCTGGCTTCAATACCTGCAGGTTCGATCGAATCCATCGAACTCGTAACAAATCCATCAGCCAAATATGATGCAGAAGGCACCGCCGGTATTGTGAATATTAAACTGAAGAAGAAATCAAACCTTGGTATCAACGGTATGCTCTCTTCAAATGTCGGAACAAATGACAAATACAATTCCTCAGTCAATTTGAACTACAAACTCGAACATATCAATTTCTTCGGAAATTTTGATTTCAGAGTGAACAACTTCATGAACGAGGGTAACTCTGTGAGAACCGCCTTCTATCCCGGTTCCACAAATATCCTCTCCCAGACTTCCAACGGTAATTTTACCATGAACATGAGTAACTACAACCTTGGTTTCGACTGGTACCTTGATGACTTTAATACCCTGACACTTCAGGGAAATTACAGGAAGTTCAATTTCGATAATGCGTTCAAGACTCAAAACACCTCCACTTCTTCAGGAACTCCTGCAGAAGTGTATCAGAGATACAGTGAGGGAGCAAGAGATTTCCAAAATCAGAACTACTCCCTGAATTACAAAAGAACCTTTACCGATAAAAACACTGAACTGACTGCCGATCTGACTTTCTCGAGAAATGATGTAAATCTGAACAGTTTTTCGAATGTTGACAGATTCAACAATTCCTCGCTCGTGAAAACCAAGAATGATTCAAAAAATAAATTTCAGTTTCTTGTCGGTTCCATCAACTGGTCCATGCCCCTGTTTGAAAGTACCACAAAACTTGAAACAGGTATCAAGACCACTTTCAGAAATCTGAACTCGGGTGTCTCCTATTTCAATAACGACCCCGTAACTGACAACTGGGTGCTAAACGCCAATCAGACAAATGTCTTCGATTACAATGAACAGATTCATGCTGCCTTCGCAATATTTACAGGAAGCTTCGGCGACTTCAAATATCAGGCAGGTTTAAGATCTGAAACAACTATTGCTGATGGCAAAACCGACAGAACCAATGTCAAAGTGGATAAAAATTATACCGATTTCTTCCCGTCTGTCTACCTGACATACTCACCAAGTATGATTCAGGAGATCAGAGCTAACTATAGCCGCAGAGTTGACAGACCAAATCCAAGACAGGTGAATCCTTTTGTTGATAATACAGATTCACTCAACATCTACTTCGGTAATCCAAATATCAACCCGCAGTTTACAGATTCTTATGAACTCGGTTACTCACTTTTTATGGGTAAACTGAACTTCATGACAACCCTTTTCTACCGTCAAACGAATGGTGCAATCAACTCATTCACCCGTCTTATCGGTAATGGAATCACTGAAACAACATGGGATAATATTGCAACCCAAAAAAGCACAGGATTTGAAGTTAGCACCGGTGGTGAAATTATCTCCGGATTCCGTCTGATGCCATCGTTCTCCTACTACAGAATTCAGTTGAATGGTGAGTCGGGATTGACAAAAATAAATCAGGATGATTACAGTTGGAATGCCAAACTGATCTCCTCGCTCAATCTCTTCGAGGGTGCAAGCATGCAGTTGATGTTTAACTACAATGCCCCCTCTGTAAATGCCCAGGGCAGAACTGAAGAAATGTATTTCATGGATGTCGCATACAAACAGGATTTCTTCGATGGTAACCTGTCACTTACAGTAAGAGTTTCCGATCTCTTCAATACAATGAAGTGGACCAACTCAACTGTCGGTACCAATTTCGACCTGTCGAACTATCGTAAGAATGACTCCAGAAATGTTTATGTAGGGCTCACCTACACCTTCAACAGCTTCAAAAAACAGCAGAAGAAAGGTGGAGAAGAAGGTCCCGGAGCTGATTCCTTCTAG
- a CDS encoding FtsX-like permease family protein, with the protein MKILKIMLKNALRHKLRSFLTIIGISVAVIAFVVMRTIITAWDIGVEAAAADRVIVRNAVSFIFPLPVAYKDKIEKIDGVKIVSWANWFQGVYKDKENFFGRMAVDHNTFFEVYPEFMITPEEKAAFQKDVQSCVIGEATATKFNIKKGDIVTIEGDIYPGNWDFKVAAVYKARDKITDATGMYFRWDYVNERLQKESPARANEVGWYIIKVTDPDKIAAISQKVDGYFTNSSFTTKTESERAFNQGFLASTSAIITAMNVVSYVIIGIIMLVLGNTMIMAARERTREYSVLKTLGFTGKHLTGLILGESLVISFLGGLIGLFLGISLVDGLSQIVPKTIFPILEVKTMTILFAFFSAMLVGIIASIFPIHKAVNTKIVDGFRFVG; encoded by the coding sequence ATGAAAATCTTAAAGATTATGCTGAAGAATGCACTTCGGCACAAATTGCGTTCCTTCCTTACGATTATTGGTATTTCAGTTGCCGTTATCGCTTTTGTTGTGATGAGAACAATCATTACGGCATGGGATATCGGGGTGGAAGCTGCTGCTGCAGATCGTGTAATTGTCAGGAATGCCGTATCATTTATCTTCCCTCTGCCGGTAGCATACAAAGATAAAATAGAGAAAATCGACGGAGTAAAAATTGTTTCATGGGCAAACTGGTTTCAGGGAGTCTACAAGGACAAGGAAAACTTTTTCGGCAGAATGGCAGTGGATCATAATACTTTTTTCGAAGTGTATCCCGAGTTTATGATTACGCCTGAAGAAAAAGCCGCATTTCAAAAAGATGTTCAGTCGTGTGTAATTGGCGAGGCTACCGCTACAAAGTTCAATATCAAAAAAGGTGATATTGTTACTATTGAAGGGGATATTTACCCCGGAAACTGGGATTTCAAGGTGGCAGCCGTCTATAAAGCCCGCGACAAGATAACTGATGCGACCGGCATGTACTTCCGTTGGGATTATGTAAACGAACGCCTGCAGAAAGAGTCTCCAGCAAGGGCAAATGAAGTGGGCTGGTATATTATCAAAGTTACCGATCCTGACAAAATTGCTGCCATTTCACAAAAGGTTGACGGATATTTTACAAACAGCTCATTTACCACCAAAACAGAGTCGGAAAGGGCATTCAACCAGGGATTTCTTGCCTCCACAAGTGCCATTATCACAGCAATGAATGTGGTTTCATATGTAATTATCGGAATCATAATGCTCGTGCTTGGTAATACCATGATCATGGCAGCGAGGGAAAGAACCAGGGAATATTCAGTGCTGAAAACACTCGGATTTACAGGGAAGCATCTGACAGGCCTGATACTCGGTGAATCGCTGGTTATATCCTTTCTTGGCGGACTCATTGGACTCTTCCTCGGGATCTCTCTTGTCGATGGTTTGAGTCAGATTGTCCCAAAAACAATATTCCCAATCCTGGAAGTAAAAACGATGACAATATTATTTGCTTTCTTTTCAGCCATGCTGGTCGGAATAATTGCATCGATTTTCCCGATTCACAAAGCCGTCAATACAAAGATTGTTGACGGATTCAGATTTGTAGGGTAA
- the aroF gene encoding 3-deoxy-7-phosphoheptulonate synthase, which yields MVVVFEQRADEEKIDRIVEKIKGMGYSVLKSEGEGQRIIGIGGMKPESDIKEISMIEGVAKVLSISEPYVFAGREFKADNTIIKVGNALLGSEEVTIIAGPCAVENESQIHSVARYVAKSGAKILRGGAYKPRTSPYSFQGLGEDGLRFIREAADENGLKVVTEIIDLTLIDLVGKYTDIFQVGARNMYNYPLLKELGKLNIPVLLKRGLSATIDELLMSSEYILAGGNNKVILCERGIRTFEPSTRNTFDVSAIPVIKQKSHLPVIADPSHATGYRDMVTPVARAAVAAGADGLIVEVHNDPAKAMSDGPQALFPDQFEKLINEVRLIASAIGRRV from the coding sequence TTGGTTGTAGTATTTGAACAGCGAGCAGATGAAGAAAAGATTGACAGAATCGTTGAGAAGATCAAAGGTATGGGTTATTCTGTATTAAAATCCGAGGGAGAAGGACAGCGAATCATCGGTATCGGAGGGATGAAACCCGAGAGTGATATAAAAGAAATCAGCATGATCGAGGGTGTTGCGAAAGTACTCAGCATTTCCGAACCGTATGTTTTTGCAGGGCGGGAGTTTAAAGCCGACAATACCATCATTAAAGTTGGTAATGCATTGCTCGGAAGTGAAGAAGTTACAATAATTGCAGGTCCTTGTGCAGTGGAGAATGAAAGCCAGATTCATTCTGTTGCCCGTTATGTGGCGAAATCGGGAGCGAAAATTTTAAGAGGTGGTGCCTACAAACCGAGAACCTCCCCCTACTCGTTTCAGGGGTTGGGTGAGGATGGTCTCAGATTCATAAGGGAAGCTGCAGATGAAAACGGCTTAAAGGTCGTAACTGAAATAATTGATCTCACCCTTATCGATCTTGTCGGGAAATATACTGATATTTTTCAGGTGGGTGCACGAAACATGTATAACTACCCGTTGCTGAAAGAGCTCGGGAAATTAAATATTCCTGTACTCCTAAAGAGGGGATTGTCTGCAACCATTGATGAACTTTTAATGTCATCCGAATATATCCTCGCAGGCGGGAACAATAAAGTAATTTTATGCGAGAGGGGAATCAGGACTTTTGAACCCTCCACCAGAAACACATTTGATGTATCAGCAATACCGGTGATCAAACAGAAAAGCCATCTTCCTGTAATTGCCGACCCTTCACACGCCACCGGATACCGTGATATGGTAACTCCTGTTGCCAGAGCAGCCGTTGCTGCCGGCGCTGACGGACTGATAGTTGAAGTGCACAACGATCCAGCAAAAGCCATGTCTGATGGTCCTCAGGCACTCTTTCCGGATCAATTTGAAAAGTTGATTAATGAAGTGAGATTAATAGCCTCAGCTATCGGAAGACGGGTTTAG
- a CDS encoding FtsX-like permease family protein, whose amino-acid sequence MIPLKYTVNSLKRRKLTTSITIAGVALVAFVFAAVLMMAYGIEKTLKSTGSPDNIKIVRKSATGEISSLIDGESQSIISTSPLISKSAAGKPLISKEPVVLINLTRDDGATGNLTVRGTNEIYKELRPQVRIIEGREFKFGVNELIVGDALVAKFPETEIGKKIKFAGGDWTVVGIFTTDGSGFDSELWGDASQILAAFNRGSTVSTLTTKLVSPDQLDQFNQFLLKDKRLNQYEAKAEQQYYAEQSEGLSLFISIVGIFVTVIFSFGATIGATITMYSAVANRTVEIGTMRALGFSRRSILMAFLIESLFLALLGGVIGLGLASFLSFVKISTLNFSSFSEIAFSFSLSPAIIISSLIFSLVMGFIGGFLPSFRAARLNIVNALRGM is encoded by the coding sequence ATGATACCTTTAAAATATACAGTAAACAGCCTCAAGAGAAGAAAACTCACCACTTCAATTACCATTGCCGGTGTTGCACTTGTGGCTTTTGTTTTCGCAGCGGTTTTAATGATGGCTTATGGAATTGAGAAAACCCTCAAATCGACGGGTTCACCTGATAATATTAAGATTGTCAGAAAATCTGCGACGGGTGAGATATCCAGTCTTATTGACGGTGAGTCTCAATCAATTATTTCCACATCACCACTGATTAGTAAATCGGCTGCCGGAAAACCTCTTATCTCAAAAGAGCCCGTGGTTCTGATAAATCTTACCCGCGATGACGGTGCCACAGGTAACCTGACTGTGCGCGGAACAAATGAGATTTATAAAGAACTCAGACCTCAGGTCAGGATCATAGAGGGACGCGAATTCAAATTCGGAGTGAATGAACTGATTGTGGGCGATGCACTCGTTGCAAAATTCCCGGAGACTGAAATCGGAAAGAAAATTAAATTTGCCGGTGGTGACTGGACAGTTGTTGGAATTTTCACAACTGACGGAAGTGGTTTCGATTCGGAATTGTGGGGTGATGCTTCGCAGATTCTCGCAGCTTTCAACAGAGGAAGCACTGTAAGCACGCTGACAACAAAACTTGTTTCTCCCGATCAACTCGATCAGTTTAATCAGTTCCTGCTCAAGGATAAACGGCTGAATCAATATGAAGCGAAGGCCGAGCAACAGTATTATGCCGAGCAGTCGGAGGGACTTTCCCTGTTCATCAGCATAGTCGGAATATTTGTCACTGTGATTTTCAGTTTTGGAGCAACCATTGGAGCCACAATCACGATGTACTCTGCGGTTGCGAACAGGACTGTGGAAATTGGAACGATGAGAGCCCTCGGCTTCAGCAGAAGGAGCATACTGATGGCATTCCTGATCGAGTCGCTGTTTCTGGCGCTTCTCGGCGGAGTAATCGGGTTGGGACTTGCATCTTTCCTCTCATTTGTGAAGATATCGACTTTGAATTTCTCGTCATTTTCAGAGATAGCATTCAGTTTCTCCCTTTCTCCGGCGATAATCATTTCATCTCTGATCTTTTCACTGGTTATGGGTTTCATTGGCGGTTTCCTGCCGTCATTCAGAGCAGCCAGACTGAATATCGTAAATGCACTTCGGGGGATGTAG
- a CDS encoding ATP-binding protein produces the protein MKKQIPSKTSNYAELIREQAYYIDKTKFIGLLEQLSDNYLFFLRPRRFGKSLLISMLEHYYGIQYNDQFEELFGNYYIGQPGNTTALRNSYYILSFNFSGIKTEDSGRIESEFNSEVYNVIINFLNDYDIGTETEKDIFRNPDFSSPELLRNFFTIFSKYRPSGKVYILIDEYDHFTNDLFSFNQEHFQEVVSRNGWVRKFYETIKIYTGKGIVSRFFATGVTPVTLDSMTSGFNIGLNITLDIDFHNLAGFTEAELKELILGTIYEEGKFDLDKLLGDMRAWFNGSRFSRRGGEKLYNPQLVLSFLSAFHKDYTYPEEITDNNVTSDWKKISNILSKLPKADRDYIIEHVYVEEAIEGGLSTQFNLEMPYRRADAISVLFYNGLLTIDKEEYGIIRFVIPNYVIKTIYWEYLRAVYEMEQNISFDLSEKARIFKQMASEGKIDYLVEEVSKIMEPLKDNDFQNFRESNLKMIVISILSLNRIFIIDSEREISNGRLDLLLTRYDAYDSKYQFLIEFKYLKMKDESKYEQIKNEGIAQLQRYRSSEEIKRLENLKCYLVLFSKKKIGEAFLIQ, from the coding sequence ATGAAAAAGCAAATACCCTCCAAAACTTCAAATTATGCAGAACTCATTAGAGAGCAGGCATATTACATTGACAAAACAAAATTTATAGGACTGCTTGAGCAACTTAGTGATAATTACCTCTTTTTTCTCCGTCCGAGAAGATTCGGTAAATCGCTTCTAATTTCGATGCTTGAACATTATTATGGTATTCAGTACAATGATCAGTTTGAGGAATTGTTCGGAAATTATTATATCGGACAACCGGGGAACACTACGGCTCTTAGAAACAGCTATTACATCCTCAGTTTTAATTTCAGCGGGATTAAAACAGAGGATTCCGGGAGGATTGAATCTGAATTTAATTCGGAAGTTTACAATGTCATCATTAATTTTTTGAATGATTACGACATTGGTACCGAAACTGAGAAGGATATCTTCAGAAATCCTGATTTTTCAAGTCCCGAACTGCTCAGAAATTTTTTCACAATCTTTAGTAAATACAGACCGTCCGGTAAGGTATATATTCTAATTGATGAGTATGATCATTTCACAAATGATCTGTTCTCATTCAATCAAGAGCATTTTCAGGAGGTGGTCTCCCGTAACGGCTGGGTGAGGAAGTTTTATGAGACCATTAAGATTTATACCGGGAAAGGGATAGTCAGCCGTTTTTTTGCCACAGGAGTCACCCCGGTTACTTTGGACAGTATGACGAGTGGATTCAACATCGGGTTAAATATTACACTCGACATCGATTTTCACAATCTTGCGGGATTTACGGAGGCTGAACTGAAAGAGTTGATACTCGGTACAATCTACGAGGAAGGGAAATTCGACCTTGATAAACTGCTTGGCGATATGCGTGCCTGGTTCAACGGTAGCCGTTTTTCGAGAAGAGGTGGTGAGAAACTGTACAATCCCCAGCTGGTGTTGAGTTTTCTATCGGCTTTTCACAAAGATTATACATATCCGGAAGAAATAACTGACAATAATGTAACAAGCGACTGGAAGAAGATCAGTAACATACTCTCAAAATTGCCCAAAGCTGACAGGGATTACATCATTGAACATGTGTATGTGGAGGAGGCGATTGAAGGCGGTCTCTCAACACAATTCAATCTGGAGATGCCATACCGCCGGGCAGACGCCATATCGGTTCTCTTTTACAACGGACTTCTGACAATTGACAAAGAGGAGTACGGTATAATCAGGTTTGTGATTCCGAATTATGTTATTAAAACCATCTACTGGGAGTATCTGCGTGCAGTGTATGAGATGGAGCAGAATATTTCGTTTGACCTTTCCGAAAAAGCCCGCATTTTCAAGCAGATGGCGAGTGAAGGAAAGATTGATTACCTCGTAGAAGAAGTATCGAAGATTATGGAACCGCTGAAAGACAACGACTTCCAGAACTTCCGTGAAAGCAATCTGAAGATGATTGTAATCTCCATTCTCTCATTAAACAGGATATTTATTATCGACAGTGAGAGAGAGATTTCAAACGGCAGGCTTGATCTTCTTCTTACGAGATATGATGCGTATGACTCCAAGTATCAGTTTCTAATCGAATTCAAGTATTTGAAGATGAAAGATGAATCGAAGTACGAGCAGATAAAGAACGAGGGCATCGCCCAGCTCCAGAGGTACAGGTCATCGGAAGAGATAAAACGCCTGGAAAACCTGAAGTGCTATTTAGTCCTTTTCAGCAAAAAGAAAATTGGAGAGGCGTTTTTAATCCAATAA
- a CDS encoding ABC transporter ATP-binding protein, translating to MSSLIEINNLQKSYWRNNLEIPVLNKLSLGVESGEFLALMGPSGSGKTTLLNMIAGIDRPTEGTININGEDVGRMSESNLAKWRSANIGFVFQFYNLIPVLTAFENVELPLLLTKLKKDERKKHVETALTIVGLGDRMHHSPKQLSGGQEQRVAIARAIVTDPLIIVADEPTGDLDKNSASEILSLLEKLNKDYHKTIVMVTHDPHAAERASRVLHLEKGELVKETV from the coding sequence ATGTCATCTTTAATAGAGATCAACAACCTTCAAAAATCGTATTGGAGAAACAACCTCGAGATTCCTGTCTTGAATAAACTGAGTCTCGGTGTCGAGAGTGGTGAGTTTCTTGCCCTGATGGGACCTTCGGGTTCGGGGAAAACCACACTTTTGAATATGATTGCAGGTATTGACAGACCCACAGAAGGCACCATTAATATCAATGGCGAAGATGTGGGGCGCATGAGTGAGTCGAATCTTGCAAAATGGAGATCGGCTAACATCGGATTTGTTTTTCAGTTCTACAATTTGATACCTGTTCTTACTGCTTTCGAGAATGTCGAACTGCCGCTTCTTCTTACCAAGTTGAAAAAAGATGAGCGGAAAAAACATGTCGAAACCGCACTGACCATAGTAGGACTTGGTGACAGAATGCACCACTCCCCGAAACAACTTTCAGGTGGTCAGGAGCAAAGAGTGGCTATTGCCCGGGCAATTGTAACTGATCCATTGATAATTGTTGCAGATGAACCGACCGGAGATCTGGATAAAAACTCGGCTTCCGAGATTCTGTCGCTTTTGGAAAAACTTAATAAAGATTACCATAAAACTATCGTAATGGTAACTCACGATCCGCATGCTGCTGAGAGAGCAAGTCGTGTCCTTCATCTTGAGAAAGGTGAACTGGTCAAGGAGACAGTATGA